A genome region from Leptodactylus fuscus isolate aLepFus1 chromosome 6, aLepFus1.hap2, whole genome shotgun sequence includes the following:
- the LOC142210088 gene encoding uncharacterized protein LOC142210088, translating to MPYIYHTIIEIRMNPIQVSFLGLLLCSFTQSLSSAETTKPGECPPERFYIKRVESQPMTCTYDSDCPGDKKCCKDNESKFCKPPAKVRSGSCPTNPHKTVSYEPCNDGCTSDSECAPGSKCCFTKCGRICTPSVGEKKGFCKVEVPKIYCLIAQRPICNDDTSCPNNEKCCLHGCGNNCEVPQTVRTKLLGEPHPMNLVRFIQYELLVQLGDLSSEGIEQGLMGCTLKQQYGEKWYMSSSCDI from the exons ATGCCTTACATCTACCATACCATCATAGAGATAAGGATGAATCCCATTCAAGTCTCCTTCCTGGGGCTCTTGCTCTGTTCTTTTACCCAAAGTTTATCATCAGCTG AGACCACCAAGCCTGGAGAATGCCCCCCAGAAAGGTTCTATATTAAAAGGGTTGAGTCTCAGCCTATGACCTGCACTTATGACAGTGACTGCCCAGGAGataaaaaatgctgtaaagaCAATGAATCCAAATTCTGCAAGCCGCCCGCTAAAG TAAGGAGTGGCTCATGCCCCACAAACCCACATAAGACTGTCAGCTATGAGCCCTGTAATGATGGATGTACTTCTGACAGTGAGTGCGCTCCTGGATCTAAGTGTTGCTTTACGAAATGTGGACGGATCTGTACGCCCTCTGTTGGAG agAAAAAAGGTTTCTGTAAAGTTGAAGTCCCAAAAATATATTGTTTAATAGCACAACGTCCAATTTGTAATGATGACACTTCGTGCCCCAATAATGAAAAGTGTTGTCTACATGGTTGTGGAAATAACTGTGAGGTGCCACAAACAG TCCGAACAAAATTGCTGGGTGAACCTCACCCGATGAATCTTGTGAGATTCATCCAATATGAACTCTTAGTGCAGCTCGGTGACCTCAGCTCTGAAGGAATAGAGCAGGGGCTGATGGGCTGCACTCTGAAGCAACAGTATGG agAGAAGTGGTACATGTCCTCCTCCTGTGACATCTGA
- the LOC142210086 gene encoding uncharacterized protein LOC142210086 — MERRMNCIQVFFVGLLLCFVALRLSSAETPKRGRCPPERFYNKTVQSEVNACIYDRDCPGDKKCCKDNESKFCKPPAKVRSGTCPTKSRRIGTYEPCNDECTSDNECAPGAKCCFTKCGRQCTPSVGVKKGFCKVEVSTIYCLIAQRPFCKDDTSCPSNEKCCPRGCGNACEVPKKVRSGTCPPVISDSAVKKTNRCKSDYDCKAPKKCCNTATGKNCTKPLKDGTTDK, encoded by the exons ATGGAGAGAAGGATGAATTGCATTCAAGTCTTCTTCGTGGGGCTCTTGCTCTGTTTTGTTGCGCTGAGACTATCATCAGCTG AGACCCCCAAGCGTGGGAGATGCCCCCCAGAAAGGTTCTATAATAAAACAGTTCAGTCTGAGGTTAACGCCTGCATCTATGACCGTGACTGCCCAGGTGACAAAAAATGCTGTAAAGACAATGAATCCAAATTCTGCAAGCCACCTGCTAAAG TAAGGAGTGGCACCTGCCCCACAAAATCACGTAGGATCGGCACCTATGAGCCCTGTAATGATGAATGTACTTCTGACAACGAGTGCGCTCCAGGAGCTAAGTGTTGCTTTACAAAATGTGGACGGCAATGTACACCCTCTGTTGGAG tgaaaaaAGGTTTCTGTAAAGTTGAAGTCTCGACAATATATTGTTTAATAGCACAACGTCCATTTTGTAAAGATGACACGTCATGCCCCAGTAATGAAAAGTGTTGTCCACGTGGTTGTGGAAATGCCTGTGAGGTGCCCAAAAAAG TGAGAAGTGGTACATGTCCTCCTGTGATATCTGACAGTGCAGTTAAGAAGACAAACCGCTGTAAATCAGACTATGACTGTAAAGCACCTAAGAAGTGCTGTAATACTGCAACGGGAAAGAACTGTACAAAGCCATTGAAGG ATGGCACCACAGACAAATGA